A genomic segment from Streptomyces sp. NBC_00459 encodes:
- the pheA gene encoding prephenate dehydratase — protein MPASYAYLGPEGTFTEVALRTLPETATRELIPMVSVPATLDAVRSGEVEAAFVPIENSVEGGITTTLDELVAGSPLMIYREVLLSITFALLVRPGTKLSEIKTVTAHPAAQSQIRNWMKINLPDVVWESSASNADGARLVQEGRYDAAFAGEFAAARYGLTALETGIHDAENAQTRFVLVGRPARPAAPTGADKTSVVIWQRDDHPGGLRDLLGEFAVRGVNLMLLQSRPTGQGIGNYCFAIDAEGHISDRKVAEALMGLRRICLKVRYLGSYPRADIGVDDVRAPLPGTSDEEFVTAADWVARCQDGRF, from the coding sequence ATGCCAGCCAGCTACGCGTATCTCGGCCCCGAGGGCACCTTCACCGAGGTTGCCCTGCGCACGCTTCCCGAGACGGCCACCCGAGAGCTGATCCCGATGGTGTCCGTGCCGGCCACGCTCGACGCGGTGCGCAGCGGTGAGGTCGAGGCCGCGTTCGTGCCGATCGAGAACTCCGTCGAGGGCGGTATCACCACCACCCTCGACGAGCTGGTCGCGGGCTCCCCGCTGATGATCTACCGCGAGGTGCTGCTGTCGATCACCTTCGCGCTGCTGGTCAGGCCAGGCACCAAGCTGTCGGAGATCAAGACCGTCACCGCCCATCCGGCCGCGCAGTCGCAGATCCGCAACTGGATGAAGATCAACCTCCCGGACGTGGTGTGGGAGTCGTCCGCCTCGAACGCGGACGGTGCCCGGCTGGTCCAGGAGGGCCGTTACGACGCGGCCTTCGCGGGCGAGTTCGCAGCCGCCCGGTACGGCCTCACCGCGCTGGAGACCGGCATCCACGACGCGGAGAACGCGCAGACGCGGTTCGTCCTGGTGGGCAGGCCCGCCCGGCCCGCGGCGCCGACCGGCGCGGACAAGACGTCCGTCGTCATCTGGCAGCGCGACGACCACCCCGGTGGACTGCGTGATCTGCTGGGCGAGTTCGCGGTGCGGGGCGTCAACCTGATGCTGCTGCAGTCCCGGCCGACCGGGCAGGGCATCGGCAACTACTGCTTCGCCATTGACGCCGAGGGTCACATCTCCGACCGGAAGGTCGCCGAGGCTCTCATGGGGCTCAGGCGGATCTGTCTCAAGGTGCGGTACCTGGGTTCGTACCCGCGTGCGGACATCGGCGTGGACGACGTCCGTGCTCCTCTGCCGGGGACGTCCGACGAGGAGTTCGTGACGGCCGCCGACTGGGTGGCTCGCTGCCAGGACGGCCGCTTCTAA